A window of the Paenibacillus woosongensis genome harbors these coding sequences:
- a CDS encoding S-layer homology domain-containing protein, protein MRKVKNKKSWISRLVIWAIVLQLVSPGISAAAEQGSSFGEALDSKPGLGWSVTDAVYQVQNPSFETGDMTGWMVVSGEAFGPDSVSNETTWWAEQIPYHQEGTYHLNGWKYSESATGVLRSSTFELGGSGWISFKLGGAKNPNKVFINIVEADTGQVIARYGNSAFADVSFPNPDQGMRLANMEQYKADLSEHLGKKLFVEIVDNATSDWGLIFADAFFMYHPSEPAEGIVATDIKPDFKRYQIENPGFETGDLSGWTVVEGEAFGPNSVSDETTWWAEQIPYNQEGAYHLNGWKYDESATGVLRSSTFELGGTGWITFRLGGGKHTDQVYVNVIDADSGDLIARYGNTEFNESGFPDPAQGLRLANMEQYKADLSKYIGKKLYIEIVDKGASDWGLIFADAFNTFNELVPQEGVMADNIMPTEMQNPGFETGNFDGWTVEGNAFQVTDEPGAGKEGNFYAKSSLEGQGSITSSIFTLQGTGTINFTILGVDHPQDACVALYDANTDTLLKKTGNIRANERISWKMQEHYNKKLYIKVIDQSNQASISVDAFETRAVGNIFYMNFDEGTGKKALEDVSNLEHDVYYVFNDARYMASKDPRWTSRGVKGGALLFDGYSNYIEIKAENTVPARDALTVEAWVAPRSYEWGDGNKLSTIISQSNQDKAEGFELGMYRHGTWSMQVGIGGHWIQVWVEDHPLEKYKWNYVAATFDKKDGMMKLYLNGEEVASQATPVDIPITPSTENLMIGKNNKPVELAGLFSYNMFSGLIDEVKLQNKALTPQEILAEYENVKTLHGGSVPEIPNGDIDEDPSVFDGDQHRPQYHAMPPQNWMNEAHAPIYYNGKYHLFYQHNPQGPYWHQIHWGHWVSDDMVHWENVRPALAPEAGTLDPDGVWSGSATYDRNGNPVLFYTAGNDSLSPNQRTGLATPADLADPYLEHWVKYPEPVTEQKGNGIHNEFRDPFVWYDEEVDKWYQLVTSGLQDYSSGTALVYVSDDMYNWEYKGPLYVSDRNLYPELGTVWELPVLLPLGRDSTGKQQHIFMVNPHEKPEHVAPSNDVQRDVEVFYWIGTWDRDNFRFIPDQEAPSKLDVGDGYLTAESGMVTPDGRTVVFSMVQNVRTPQAEYQAGWAHNLALPVSLSLDSHDQLRIEPIQEMQSLRGAKLVDFADKNLEAANQWIQNVKGDMLEIVMEIDPGEAQKFGLKVRRSENGQEETLIYYDKTNGTFNVDRTKSSIDPDVRVDGIQGGYVELGGEHLKLHIFLDRSVVEAFANYKKKLTTRVYVGRYDSLGLKVWADKDITVKSMEVWNMNALTGEPAAPVYVPDDWDNSVYTDITDLPNHDFATGDLTGWLAEGDAFQDVHVTDAKLFWDTIYFNPSQKIPGGYHLWGFNEVAGGDSLTGTLKSQNFVLGGNGKINFLVSGGRDLDKLYVALVRVSDEKVLFKETATNYEEYQRKVWGASQYIGEELYIKVVDQSTAGFGHINVDDFNVPVRVKNPTNPTVPTKPIDPAPSIPVESGSTVSNGVNPSKPASPNSLSFEMAKGERQVLFPVKTAANDGKNALKIKHSGAEIEVPAEVLKELQGLVTSEELERAQISFEIDTLSADRMKALIERVKSKNKADISALGEVYDFKLSIVKGDGTELKLEKFAKPVTIRLSAQENYHQDLTGIYYIADNGRLDYVGGTYVEGKWIADVSHFSKNAVLTYDKSFEDVNASFWAHDVIKRMAAKQIVLGVSETAFAPKQNVSRAEFASLIVRTLGITGTNSTTFKDVAPTKWYVSSIAAAYEAGIVTGRSNDTFAPEDTISREEMASMIYKAYLFHTGQKAAVNRQSNFKDAGTISGWASDAVAALQELGLVNGRGNQLFMPHETVNRAEGAQIISLLLDKVNK, encoded by the coding sequence ATGAGAAAAGTTAAGAATAAAAAGAGTTGGATTTCCAGACTGGTTATTTGGGCGATCGTGCTCCAGCTTGTTTCTCCCGGAATTTCGGCAGCAGCCGAGCAGGGGTCAAGCTTTGGGGAAGCTCTCGATTCAAAACCGGGCCTGGGATGGTCGGTTACGGATGCGGTCTATCAAGTTCAAAATCCAAGTTTCGAAACGGGGGATATGACAGGTTGGATGGTAGTCAGTGGCGAAGCGTTTGGTCCGGACAGCGTATCGAACGAAACTACGTGGTGGGCGGAGCAAATCCCTTATCACCAGGAAGGAACCTATCATTTAAACGGTTGGAAGTATAGCGAGTCCGCGACCGGCGTGCTTCGTTCCAGCACCTTCGAGCTGGGCGGAAGCGGCTGGATCAGCTTCAAGCTGGGCGGCGCAAAAAATCCTAACAAAGTATTTATAAATATCGTAGAAGCCGATACGGGGCAGGTTATTGCCAGGTATGGCAACAGCGCATTCGCCGACGTGAGTTTCCCGAATCCCGATCAGGGCATGCGGCTTGCTAACATGGAGCAATATAAGGCGGATCTTTCAGAGCATTTGGGTAAAAAGCTGTTTGTCGAGATCGTCGATAATGCCACCTCGGATTGGGGGCTGATCTTTGCGGACGCCTTCTTCATGTATCATCCATCCGAGCCGGCCGAGGGAATTGTCGCCACGGATATCAAGCCGGACTTCAAACGCTATCAAATTGAAAATCCCGGCTTTGAAACCGGAGATTTATCGGGATGGACAGTCGTTGAAGGCGAAGCTTTCGGTCCAAACAGCGTTTCAGATGAAACAACCTGGTGGGCGGAACAGATTCCGTATAACCAGGAAGGCGCCTATCACTTAAACGGCTGGAAGTATGACGAATCTGCGACCGGCGTACTTCGTTCCAGCACCTTTGAGCTTGGGGGAACCGGCTGGATTACCTTCAGACTGGGAGGAGGCAAGCATACGGATCAAGTATACGTAAACGTGATCGATGCGGATTCGGGAGACTTGATTGCCAGGTACGGAAACACCGAATTTAACGAGTCCGGCTTTCCGGATCCTGCGCAAGGCTTGAGACTCGCGAATATGGAGCAATATAAAGCCGATCTCTCCAAATATATCGGAAAGAAGCTATATATTGAGATCGTCGATAAAGGGGCTTCGGATTGGGGACTCATCTTTGCGGACGCCTTTAACACCTTCAATGAACTTGTTCCGCAAGAAGGAGTCATGGCCGATAACATCATGCCGACCGAAATGCAGAATCCAGGTTTTGAAACCGGAAATTTTGACGGTTGGACCGTTGAAGGCAATGCTTTTCAAGTAACCGATGAACCTGGGGCAGGTAAAGAAGGCAACTTTTATGCCAAATCCTCATTGGAGGGACAGGGCTCGATCACCTCTAGTATTTTCACGCTTCAGGGAACGGGAACGATTAACTTTACTATTTTAGGTGTCGATCATCCGCAGGATGCCTGCGTTGCACTATATGATGCCAACACTGACACGCTGCTCAAGAAGACCGGGAACATCCGGGCAAATGAGAGAATTTCGTGGAAAATGCAAGAACATTATAATAAGAAGCTTTACATCAAGGTAATCGATCAATCGAATCAAGCCAGCATTTCCGTGGATGCTTTTGAGACTCGCGCTGTGGGCAACATATTCTACATGAATTTTGATGAAGGCACAGGAAAGAAGGCCCTTGAGGACGTAAGCAATCTTGAGCATGATGTGTATTATGTATTTAATGATGCCAGGTATATGGCCTCTAAAGACCCTAGGTGGACTTCGCGCGGAGTAAAAGGCGGGGCGTTGCTTTTCGATGGATATTCGAATTACATTGAGATTAAGGCAGAGAATACGGTTCCGGCACGTGACGCATTAACGGTTGAAGCTTGGGTTGCCCCCCGCAGCTATGAATGGGGAGACGGAAACAAGCTGTCCACCATCATTAGCCAATCTAATCAGGATAAAGCGGAAGGCTTCGAGCTTGGCATGTACCGGCACGGCACTTGGTCGATGCAGGTCGGGATCGGCGGCCATTGGATTCAAGTGTGGGTCGAAGATCATCCACTAGAAAAATACAAATGGAATTACGTAGCTGCTACCTTCGACAAAAAGGATGGGATGATGAAGTTGTACCTGAACGGCGAGGAAGTCGCTTCCCAAGCCACCCCTGTGGACATTCCGATCACCCCATCTACGGAAAACCTGATGATCGGTAAAAATAATAAACCGGTCGAGCTGGCAGGTTTGTTCTCCTATAATATGTTCAGCGGACTTATCGACGAAGTGAAGCTGCAAAACAAAGCCCTTACCCCTCAGGAGATCCTTGCTGAATATGAAAATGTGAAAACGCTTCATGGCGGATCGGTTCCGGAAATTCCGAATGGCGATATTGACGAGGACCCGAGTGTGTTTGATGGAGATCAGCATCGTCCCCAGTACCACGCGATGCCGCCGCAAAATTGGATGAATGAAGCGCATGCACCCATTTATTATAACGGTAAATACCATTTATTTTATCAGCATAACCCGCAAGGTCCATATTGGCATCAAATCCATTGGGGACATTGGGTGAGTGACGATATGGTTCACTGGGAAAATGTGAGGCCTGCTCTGGCCCCCGAAGCGGGCACCCTGGATCCGGACGGAGTATGGTCAGGGAGCGCAACATATGATCGCAACGGTAATCCGGTACTCTTCTATACTGCCGGGAACGACTCTCTGTCGCCTAACCAAAGAACAGGATTGGCGACCCCGGCCGATTTGGCTGATCCTTATTTAGAGCACTGGGTGAAATATCCCGAACCCGTTACGGAACAGAAGGGAAATGGCATTCACAATGAGTTCCGGGACCCCTTTGTATGGTACGACGAAGAGGTAGACAAGTGGTATCAGTTAGTGACGTCCGGCCTTCAAGACTACAGCAGCGGCACAGCTTTGGTGTATGTGTCCGACGATATGTACAACTGGGAGTATAAGGGGCCACTATACGTTAGTGACAGAAACCTTTATCCGGAGCTCGGTACGGTATGGGAACTACCGGTATTACTGCCGTTAGGCAGGGATAGTACAGGCAAGCAACAGCATATTTTTATGGTTAATCCCCATGAAAAACCGGAGCATGTTGCTCCATCTAACGATGTGCAAAGAGATGTTGAAGTTTTTTATTGGATTGGAACCTGGGACAGGGACAATTTTAGATTTATACCCGATCAGGAGGCACCCTCCAAATTGGATGTAGGCGACGGTTATCTGACCGCAGAGAGCGGCATGGTTACGCCTGACGGAAGAACGGTCGTTTTCTCCATGGTGCAAAACGTAAGAACACCGCAGGCGGAATATCAAGCCGGATGGGCTCATAATCTGGCGCTGCCAGTTTCCCTAAGCCTGGATAGTCATGATCAATTGCGTATTGAGCCTATTCAAGAAATGCAGAGCCTCCGGGGGGCAAAACTGGTTGATTTTGCGGATAAAAACTTGGAGGCCGCCAATCAATGGATCCAAAATGTCAAAGGCGACATGCTGGAGATTGTGATGGAAATTGATCCGGGCGAAGCCCAGAAATTCGGTCTTAAGGTGAGACGCTCCGAAAACGGCCAGGAAGAAACACTGATATACTACGACAAGACGAACGGAACCTTCAATGTGGATCGGACCAAGAGCAGCATTGATCCGGATGTGCGCGTGGATGGCATTCAAGGCGGATACGTCGAACTTGGCGGAGAACATCTGAAGCTCCATATTTTCCTCGATCGTTCGGTAGTAGAAGCCTTTGCTAATTATAAGAAGAAGCTGACAACCCGCGTTTACGTAGGCCGGTACGACTCACTCGGCTTAAAGGTTTGGGCTGACAAAGATATCACGGTCAAGTCGATGGAAGTATGGAATATGAATGCCTTGACGGGTGAACCGGCTGCTCCGGTGTATGTTCCGGATGACTGGGACAACTCGGTGTATACTGATATTACGGATCTGCCTAACCACGATTTTGCTACAGGCGATTTAACGGGCTGGCTAGCGGAAGGAGATGCCTTCCAGGATGTCCATGTGACCGATGCTAAGTTGTTCTGGGATACGATCTATTTCAATCCGTCGCAGAAAATACCAGGCGGGTATCATTTGTGGGGTTTCAATGAGGTAGCCGGTGGTGACAGCTTAACAGGAACGCTGAAATCACAAAATTTTGTACTTGGCGGGAATGGTAAGATTAATTTCCTTGTCAGCGGCGGGCGTGATCTGGATAAGTTATATGTTGCATTGGTCCGAGTATCGGACGAAAAAGTGTTATTTAAAGAGACAGCAACCAATTATGAGGAATATCAACGGAAAGTTTGGGGCGCGTCGCAATATATCGGCGAAGAGCTTTACATTAAGGTGGTTGACCAATCCACGGCCGGTTTTGGGCATATTAATGTTGATGATTTCAATGTGCCGGTTAGAGTGAAAAATCCGACCAATCCAACAGTACCGACAAAACCGATCGATCCTGCTCCATCTATTCCTGTTGAATCGGGCAGCACTGTAAGCAATGGAGTTAACCCAAGTAAACCAGCCAGTCCAAATAGCCTGTCCTTCGAAATGGCTAAGGGTGAACGGCAGGTGCTGTTCCCGGTTAAAACGGCGGCAAATGATGGTAAGAATGCTTTGAAGATTAAACATAGCGGAGCAGAGATCGAAGTTCCCGCTGAGGTACTGAAGGAATTACAAGGGCTGGTTACAAGTGAAGAACTTGAACGTGCCCAAATCTCCTTTGAAATAGACACATTATCGGCAGATCGGATGAAAGCACTGATAGAACGTGTCAAGAGCAAGAATAAAGCGGACATATCAGCTTTAGGAGAGGTCTATGACTTCAAATTATCTATCGTGAAGGGTGATGGAACGGAGCTTAAGCTTGAAAAATTCGCCAAACCCGTCACCATCAGATTGAGCGCACAGGAGAATTACCACCAAGATTTAACGGGCATTTATTACATCGCAGATAATGGCAGACTGGACTATGTGGGTGGAACCTATGTGGAGGGTAAATGGATAGCGGATGTGAGTCATTTCAGCAAGAATGCCGTCCTTACGTATGATAAATCATTTGAAGATGTGAATGCCTCCTTTTGGGCCCATGATGTTATAAAAAGGATGGCAGCGAAGCAAATTGTCTTGGGTGTGAGTGAAACTGCATTCGCCCCAAAGCAAAATGTAAGCAGAGCTGAGTTCGCTTCTTTGATTGTTCGTACACTCGGAATAACAGGAACAAACTCAACTACATTCAAGGATGTAGCACCCACGAAGTGGTATGTTTCTTCTATTGCTGCAGCATATGAAGCGGGAATTGTAACCGGAAGAAGCAATGATACCTTTGCGCCGGAGGACACCATAAGTCGTGAAGAAATGGCATCTATGATTTATAAAGCATATCTGTTTCATACTGGACAGAAGGCTGCTGTTAATCGTCAAAGCAATTTCAAGGATGCCGGTACGATAAGCGGATGGGCTTCAGATGCAGTGGCTGCCTTACAGGAGCTTGGATTAGTTAACGGACGAGGCAACCAGTTATTCATGCCACATGAAACGGTGAATCGTGCGGAGGGTGCGCAAATCATCTCACTTCTGCTGGATAAAGTTAATAAATAA
- a CDS encoding GH32 C-terminal domain-containing protein, translating to MSCPMDDQGLIMHWPFDEGAGASALENVSRVRNEIQYVFNQAEFTEPTGPQWRKGVTGSGLLFDGYSTFISHSVSEETTNGGPEFRSALSIGVWVAPRSYDWGYEGKLAAIVNRHNMDCKQGYLLGIFRHGRWSFQVGLEDGGWKEVWSPDGCELPKNEWSYVNAVFDGNNGEIKLYLNGREIAYSEVPSGSRLAEATGTDLLIGKNNHSSVWAGIFNLQMFSGILDELKIYNRALSAEEVAASYQQMLDSVHGGIKPQLQYDEIKLDRTPLLQDRHRPQYHVSPPAHWMNEPHAPIYFDGNYHLFYQHNPLGPFFYHIHWGHWVSEDLVHWRDLPVALAPEKDQLAPDGIWSGSATYDADGLPVLFFTAGNDSASPNQSVALARSTYSRDGDPNLVQWIKHPEPLIVQEKGMGAFGDFRDPFVWKDDEGWYALVGSGIEGEGGAALAFASKDMLNWTYKGPFYQADIQKFPYLGPIWELPVLLPLGTDKQGENKHLLLVSPVGKGADVEVFYWIGRLDKEHLSFIPDQEEPELIDVGDFHFTGPSGMVDPKTGRNIVFTIAQGDRTSELEYQSGWAHNAGLPLSVYLREDGRLGIEPIQELESLRGAKRLSIRDKSLAEANVLLRDVQGDMLEIQVELEPVRASQLGIKVRCTPDGEEETLLYYDFNEARLLVDRTKTTLHPGEKCKGIQGGKLELLGENLKLHIYLDRSMVEAYANGLKSLTTRVYPTRRDSLGLEIWGDGELIVKSMEVWDMQSIW from the coding sequence ATGAGCTGCCCAATGGATGACCAGGGATTAATCATGCATTGGCCTTTTGATGAAGGAGCGGGAGCAAGCGCTCTGGAGAATGTATCCCGTGTCCGCAATGAGATTCAGTACGTATTTAATCAAGCGGAGTTTACCGAACCGACCGGCCCGCAGTGGAGAAAGGGAGTAACGGGAAGCGGTCTCCTGTTCGACGGTTACTCGACTTTTATTTCCCATTCGGTCAGTGAAGAAACCACAAACGGCGGGCCGGAATTTCGATCGGCACTAAGCATAGGAGTGTGGGTTGCGCCACGCTCCTATGATTGGGGCTATGAAGGCAAGTTGGCTGCCATTGTGAACCGCCACAATATGGACTGCAAGCAGGGGTATTTGCTTGGCATATTCAGACACGGCCGCTGGTCTTTCCAGGTTGGACTCGAGGATGGGGGCTGGAAGGAAGTTTGGTCACCGGACGGCTGTGAACTGCCGAAGAATGAATGGTCTTATGTAAATGCTGTTTTTGATGGGAATAACGGCGAAATCAAGCTGTATTTGAATGGCCGTGAAATTGCTTATTCCGAAGTGCCCAGCGGTTCCCGCCTTGCTGAAGCCACGGGCACGGATTTGCTCATCGGCAAAAATAATCATAGCAGCGTGTGGGCGGGAATATTCAATCTCCAGATGTTTAGCGGTATCCTCGATGAATTGAAAATATACAACCGGGCCTTAAGTGCAGAGGAAGTGGCCGCTTCTTATCAGCAAATGCTTGATTCCGTGCATGGGGGCATTAAGCCTCAGTTGCAATATGATGAGATCAAGCTGGATCGGACACCTCTGCTGCAGGACCGGCACAGACCGCAGTATCATGTCAGCCCACCCGCCCATTGGATGAATGAACCGCATGCGCCGATCTATTTTGACGGGAATTATCATTTGTTCTATCAGCATAACCCGCTAGGGCCGTTCTTTTATCATATCCATTGGGGGCATTGGGTCAGTGAGGATCTCGTACATTGGCGTGATCTTCCGGTGGCCCTGGCGCCTGAAAAGGATCAGCTTGCACCGGACGGAATCTGGTCGGGAAGTGCAACTTATGATGCGGACGGTCTGCCTGTCTTGTTCTTTACGGCAGGCAATGACAGTGCTTCGCCGAATCAGAGCGTGGCGCTTGCCCGGAGCACTTATTCCCGGGATGGCGATCCGAATTTGGTTCAATGGATCAAGCATCCGGAGCCGCTCATCGTACAGGAGAAGGGAATGGGCGCATTCGGGGATTTTCGCGATCCGTTCGTGTGGAAGGACGATGAAGGCTGGTATGCTTTAGTTGGATCAGGAATCGAAGGCGAAGGCGGGGCTGCACTGGCATTTGCGTCCAAAGATATGCTGAATTGGACTTACAAAGGGCCATTTTATCAGGCGGATATTCAGAAGTTCCCCTATCTTGGACCGATCTGGGAGCTCCCTGTCCTTCTTCCTCTTGGCACCGACAAGCAGGGTGAGAACAAGCATCTTTTACTGGTCAGCCCTGTGGGAAAGGGCGCCGATGTCGAGGTGTTCTATTGGATCGGGCGGCTGGATAAAGAACATCTTTCGTTCATTCCCGATCAGGAGGAACCGGAACTGATTGATGTCGGTGATTTCCATTTTACCGGCCCGAGCGGAATGGTGGATCCGAAAACCGGCAGAAACATCGTCTTCACGATCGCCCAAGGCGACCGGACGTCCGAACTGGAGTATCAATCAGGCTGGGCTCATAACGCAGGCTTGCCATTGAGCGTGTATTTGCGGGAGGATGGACGGCTGGGAATCGAGCCGATTCAAGAGCTGGAGTCTCTGCGTGGTGCTAAGCGGCTATCGATCCGTGACAAGTCATTGGCCGAGGCTAATGTGTTGTTAAGGGACGTTCAGGGTGACATGCTTGAGATTCAAGTGGAACTGGAGCCGGTTCGTGCGTCACAACTCGGAATCAAGGTCCGTTGTACGCCGGATGGTGAAGAGGAAACTTTACTGTACTATGATTTCAATGAAGCTAGACTCTTGGTGGACCGGACGAAGACGACGCTGCATCCAGGAGAAAAATGCAAAGGGATTCAAGGCGGCAAACTGGAACTGTTAGGTGAGAATTTGAAGCTTCATATCTATTTGGATCGCTCTATGGTTGAAGCCTATGCTAACGGATTGAAAAGCCTGACGACCCGGGTCTATCCGACCCGTAGGGATTCTTTGGGGCTAGAGATCTGGGGAGATGGAGAGCTTATCGTTAAATCTATGGAAGTATGGGATATGCAGTCTATTTGGTAG
- a CDS encoding PfkB family carbohydrate kinase — MLDVIAIGEVLIDFTPAGRTAGGNEQFECNPGGAPANVAAALSRLGARTALVSKVGEDQFGSLLQKTLLNIGVDVTGVSYTKEASTTLSFVHLDDKGDRSFSFFRSPGADTFLHTRDIPLGRIETCQVLHYGSLSMTHEPARTATKTAVLKAKEAGALLSFDPNIRFALWESQEEAKQNILWGLMYADILKISEEELAFITGTDDVEKGSLELQQQFDITLIVVTLAEKGCYYRLAGQDGYVPGFQVNVIDTTGAGDAFLGCLLYKILEAGSSLNDLSNQQITSMLTFANAGGALVTTRKGALGAMPTTDEINQMIDSNQQVNDEYFRPGFHFSPPSHWLNDPNGLVFYEGTYHLFYQHHPYGNKWGPMHWGHAVSKDLVHWEHMPIALFPDEHGAIFSGCCVVDWKNSSGLFEKSHGLVALFTHADTHPETGQPRQRQSLAYSSDKGQTWQKYEGNPVLAEDELVDFRDPKVFWHSQSGRWIMVLVAGDHVRFYQSKNLREWSFSGEFGRGEGSHDGVWECPDLFELPIDDTGRTKWVLIISIGDNPRCPEGSRTQYFIGEFDGNTFINDNTADHIMWLDYGRDNYAGVSWSDIPEKDGRRVIIGWMSNWKYANETPTGSWRGAMTLPRALSLTERDGSVSLTQMPVRETEQLRKESMRWNDVTVTPKTPFLQKVKEDLLEIEADIDIRSGEEVHIGLTSSGEGEIVIGYDSENQWIFIDRSKSGVTDFHSSFACKHGARIVALNGKIKLHIWLDRNSVEVYADHGLVALTDQIFPGAPIENVEVSTKSGQVVLDSLQIHTLKSITIPGNTAELTVGRDDA; from the coding sequence GTGCTTGATGTTATTGCGATCGGGGAAGTATTGATTGACTTTACTCCGGCAGGCCGTACAGCGGGAGGTAACGAGCAGTTTGAATGCAATCCTGGAGGGGCTCCGGCTAATGTAGCCGCTGCGCTATCCCGATTAGGAGCAAGAACGGCATTGGTTAGCAAGGTCGGGGAGGATCAATTCGGTTCCTTGCTGCAGAAGACTTTACTTAACATCGGTGTGGATGTGACTGGAGTATCTTATACGAAGGAAGCGAGCACTACGCTGTCATTTGTTCATTTGGATGACAAAGGGGATCGCTCCTTCAGCTTCTTCCGGAGCCCGGGAGCGGATACCTTCTTACACACAAGAGATATTCCGCTGGGCAGGATTGAAACGTGCCAAGTATTACATTATGGCTCGTTGTCCATGACTCATGAACCGGCCCGGACGGCAACAAAGACGGCAGTTCTTAAGGCAAAGGAAGCAGGAGCTTTACTTTCGTTCGATCCGAATATCCGGTTTGCGTTATGGGAGAGTCAGGAGGAGGCCAAGCAGAATATTCTTTGGGGCCTGATGTATGCCGATATCTTAAAAATATCGGAAGAAGAGCTTGCTTTTATTACGGGCACAGATGATGTGGAAAAGGGCTCACTTGAGCTTCAGCAACAGTTTGATATCACGTTAATCGTCGTTACTTTAGCGGAAAAAGGCTGCTATTACCGATTGGCTGGGCAGGATGGATATGTTCCAGGATTTCAAGTAAACGTCATCGACACGACAGGAGCCGGGGATGCCTTTCTGGGCTGCTTGTTATATAAAATCCTGGAAGCAGGAAGCTCTCTGAATGATCTATCCAACCAGCAAATCACTAGCATGCTGACTTTTGCTAATGCCGGCGGAGCGCTGGTAACAACACGAAAGGGGGCTCTTGGAGCAATGCCGACGACAGATGAAATAAATCAGATGATTGATTCCAACCAACAGGTTAATGATGAATATTTCCGACCGGGTTTTCATTTTTCACCTCCATCCCATTGGTTGAATGATCCCAATGGATTAGTTTTTTACGAGGGAACTTATCATTTATTCTACCAGCACCACCCTTACGGAAATAAATGGGGACCGATGCACTGGGGCCATGCGGTAAGCAAAGACCTGGTACATTGGGAGCATATGCCGATCGCCCTGTTCCCGGATGAGCACGGTGCTATTTTCTCGGGCTGCTGTGTGGTGGACTGGAAAAATAGCAGCGGATTGTTCGAAAAATCTCATGGATTGGTTGCGCTCTTTACCCATGCGGATACACATCCGGAGACCGGACAGCCGCGCCAGCGGCAAAGCTTGGCTTACAGCAGTGACAAAGGTCAAACCTGGCAGAAATATGAGGGGAATCCCGTACTTGCAGAGGATGAGCTTGTTGACTTCCGTGACCCGAAGGTGTTCTGGCATTCACAAAGCGGGCGCTGGATTATGGTTCTCGTGGCAGGAGATCATGTCCGGTTCTACCAATCTAAAAATCTGCGTGAATGGTCTTTTAGCGGTGAATTCGGTAGAGGAGAAGGTTCACATGACGGAGTTTGGGAGTGCCCTGATCTGTTTGAATTGCCGATTGATGACACCGGGCGTACCAAATGGGTACTTATCATAAGCATCGGCGATAATCCCAGATGTCCGGAAGGATCACGTACGCAATATTTTATTGGAGAGTTTGACGGAAATACATTCATTAACGACAATACGGCCGATCACATCATGTGGCTGGATTATGGTAGAGACAATTATGCAGGAGTTTCCTGGTCGGATATACCTGAGAAAGACGGACGCCGTGTAATCATCGGGTGGATGAGTAACTGGAAGTATGCCAACGAGACACCTACCGGTTCTTGGAGAGGGGCTATGACTCTACCTCGCGCCTTGTCACTGACCGAACGGGACGGAAGTGTGAGTTTGACCCAAATGCCAGTCCGGGAAACGGAACAGCTTCGCAAAGAATCCATGCGCTGGAATGACGTCACTGTTACGCCGAAGACTCCTTTTTTGCAGAAGGTGAAGGAGGATTTGCTAGAGATTGAAGCGGATATCGATATCCGGTCCGGTGAAGAAGTTCATATCGGATTGACATCCTCTGGGGAGGGAGAGATCGTAATCGGATATGACTCTGAGAATCAATGGATATTCATCGACCGTTCAAAATCGGGGGTTACGGATTTCCACTCATCATTCGCATGCAAGCACGGTGCGAGAATCGTTGCGTTGAACGGAAAGATCAAGCTGCATATCTGGCTGGACCGCAATTCCGTTGAAGTGTATGCGGATCATGGCCTGGTTGCACTGACGGATCAAATTTTTCCTGGCGCTCCTATCGAGAATGTCGAGGTAAGCACGAAATCAGGGCAGGTAGTACTGGATTCGCTTCAGATCCATACGCTTAAATCCATTACTATTCCCGGTAACACAGCTGAGTTGACTGTAGGGAGGGATGATGCATGA